TAGTAACTCTTCCATTAAGTGCTGCAGTCGATTTAGCTTGCGAGTATCAATCCGTCCGGCTGCCAGCTCCGGGCTAACTTTCGACGCTTTCACTTCAACCAAAGTCAAGATATCGCCTTGCCAGCCCAGCCAATCGATTTCACCCTGCTTGAGTCGCAGATTTCGCGCGATCATCCGGTAACCTTGCGATTGAAGATACTCATCGACAGCGTCTTCTGCAGCTTTGCCATCGGTCATTTCCGACTCTCCTCAGGAGAATAATTCATACTGCACTCCGGAAAAAGTCATGCGGTGCAAGGGACATGGTTCCTGTTGCTTGAGCAATGCTTTATGGCGCGGAGTCGGATATCCCTTGTGTAGATTGAACTCGAATTCAGGATACATAGCATGATAGGTGAGCATCATCCGGTCTCGCTGGACTTTTGCCAACACCGACGCCGCTGCAATGGAAAACGAACGATCATCTCCTTTCACTAAAGCGATGTGTTTTCGATCAATTTTCGCCGGTCTGCCATCGACTAAAACCTCATCGGGTATAATTGGTAAGAGTGCTAATGCTCGTTTCATTGCAAGGTAGGTTGCTTGCAGGATGCCAATCCGGTCGATGATGCGCTCGCCACACGCAGCAACACCATAACATTGCGCCTGCAACCGGATTCGATCGAACAACTCCTCCCGTTTCTTTTCCGACATTTTTTTTGAATCACGCAGTCCGGGCAACTCACACGGCTCGTGGAAGAGTACCGCCGCGGCGACGACCGGACCTGCCAACGGCCCGCGTCCCGCTTCGTCAACTCCGGCAACGGTTTTGTGTAACGACCAAACTTTCTGTTCGTATTCCCAAG
The nucleotide sequence above comes from bacterium. Encoded proteins:
- a CDS encoding YraN family protein, with protein sequence MTDGKAAEDAVDEYLQSQGYRMIARNLRLKQGEIDWLGWQGDILTLVEVKASKVSPELAAGRIDTRKLNRLQHLMEELLTLEPYRKVIEYRILAIIAFKAGSEQGWEFSEFVCMGGQGESDG
- a CDS encoding ribonuclease HII, producing the protein WEYEQKVWSLHKTVAGVDEAGRGPLAGPVVAAAVLFHEPCELPGLRDSKKMSEKKREELFDRIRLQAQCYGVAACGERIIDRIGILQATYLAMKRALALLPIIPDEVLVDGRPAKIDRKHIALVKGDDRSFSIAAASVLAKVQRDRMMLTYHAMYPEFEFNLHKGYPTPRHKALLKQQEPCPLHRMTFSGVQYELFS